One Synechococcus sp. MU1617 DNA window includes the following coding sequences:
- a CDS encoding serine hydrolase: MSSSRSSRRSAGWRGPAQLILRLVLMGVGLGLLTGTGLRLLAPGVQQQKISLPSWLADQALITTLLGDAVEPPSAEDAEKHTKAAPAIAKGLKQARFAPRQEIKALSQRWVELAAQQTDLQASAYMLILDDGRFAAMQAERPMAAASSIKTPILLAVLELLDQGTLQWNEPLTLTEELVGGGAGWMASRPLGSRFPTHEVATEMIRVSDNSATNLMIARAGGMDAVNARFQELDLPSTVVNNWLPDLDGTNTTSARDLSRAIALVDSGELLAPRSRDLFREVMGTSVTNTLLPRGLMRGLGGAQGAPDASLARKGYRVYNKTGDIGIAYADAGLIELPDGRRAVAGFLVEGPFNDPRSTELIRQLAAAMAPHLKPIPVPPKP; the protein is encoded by the coding sequence TTGAGCAGCAGTCGTTCTTCACGTCGCTCCGCCGGTTGGAGAGGACCGGCCCAGCTCATCCTGCGGCTGGTCTTAATGGGGGTGGGTCTGGGACTGCTCACCGGCACAGGCCTGCGGCTGCTGGCCCCGGGCGTGCAACAGCAGAAAATCTCACTGCCCAGCTGGCTGGCCGATCAAGCCTTGATCACCACGCTGCTCGGCGACGCCGTGGAGCCGCCCAGCGCTGAGGACGCCGAAAAGCACACGAAGGCTGCGCCAGCCATCGCGAAGGGCCTCAAGCAGGCACGCTTTGCCCCAAGGCAAGAAATCAAGGCGCTGTCGCAGCGATGGGTGGAGCTGGCCGCGCAACAAACCGATCTGCAGGCCAGCGCCTACATGTTGATCCTTGACGACGGACGCTTTGCGGCCATGCAGGCGGAGCGACCAATGGCCGCCGCCAGCTCGATCAAGACGCCGATCCTTCTCGCGGTGCTGGAGCTGCTGGATCAGGGAACGCTTCAGTGGAACGAGCCGCTCACGCTCACCGAGGAGCTTGTGGGGGGAGGGGCCGGTTGGATGGCCTCCCGGCCCCTTGGCAGCCGCTTCCCCACCCATGAGGTGGCGACGGAAATGATCCGGGTCAGCGACAACTCCGCCACCAACTTGATGATTGCTCGGGCGGGGGGAATGGACGCAGTGAATGCCCGCTTTCAGGAGCTGGACCTCCCCTCCACTGTGGTGAACAACTGGCTGCCGGATCTCGACGGGACCAACACCACCAGTGCCCGGGATCTCAGCCGGGCCATTGCCCTGGTGGATAGCGGCGAGCTGCTCGCTCCCCGCAGCCGGGATCTGTTTCGCGAGGTGATGGGGACGTCGGTCACCAACACGCTGCTCCCCAGAGGCTTGATGCGCGGCCTCGGTGGGGCGCAGGGGGCACCTGACGCGAGCCTGGCCCGCAAGGGTTACCGCGTCTACAACAAAACCGGTGACATCGGCATCGCCTACGCCGATGCCGGGCTGATCGAACTCCCCGACGGCAGACGCGCTGTGGCGGGATTTCTGGTGGAAGGCCCCTTCAATGACCCCCGATCCACCGAACTGATCCGTCAGCTCGCCGCCGCCATGGCACCGCACCTCAAACCCATCCCTGTCCCGCCCAAACCATGA